From Abyssibius alkaniclasticus:
TCGCTAAAATCCCAAAAACCACCCCCGCGCGGGGCTCGCGCGGAGGCAATGCAAAACCGCCGGATGCGCGGGGGTGGCGTGCCGCGCCTGTCAGGCGCGGCACTGCACCTGACCTGGCCGTGCCAGATCAGGCGGTTCCGAAGCGCAGCACCTTGATGGCCGCGAAATCCGAAACATCGCCGCCCACGCGTTTGGTGGCATAGAACAGCACATTGGGTTTGGCGCTGAACGGGTCACGCAGAATGCGCAGATCGGGGCGTTCGGCAACCGTGTAACCGGCGGTGAAATCGCCAAAGGCAATGGCGGCGGCATTTGGCATGATGTCGGGCATATCCTCGGCAATCAGCACCGGGTAGCCCATCAGCCGGGCAGGCTCGCCCGCCGCCAGACCATCGCTCCACAAGAAGCGGCCATCGGCATCCTTCATCTTGCGCACAGCGCCCGCGGTCTTGGAATTCATCACGAAATTCGCATTGGCGCGGTAACGTGCGCCCAGCGCATAAACCAGATCGACAATCGCATCCGCCGGGTTGCTCGCATCGAAATCGCCAATCGCACCCGTGGCGACATAGCCGATACGGCCCCAGATCCAGCTGTCATTCTCGGTCATCGTGTGGGTCAGAAAGCCCCTGGGCTTGTCCACACCGTCGCCGGTAATAAAGGCCGCACCCTCGGCGCGGGCAAACTTGTCGGCAATCCGGCCCGCAAGCCAGCCTTCAACATCAAAGGCAGAATCATCAAGCAGGCGCTGGCTGGCCTTGGGCAGGGCCGAAAGCTCGTGCAGCGGAATGCTCACACGTTCGAACTGCGGCGTGCCGGTTTCGGTGCTGGTGGTGGTTTCATCGGCCCAACCGGCACCC
This genomic window contains:
- a CDS encoding phage major capsid protein, whose translation is MQKQSPTSRAKAVAKAGETKSALGGFLNEFNAFQDELKTRLKEQENRLNMIDRKSQMTATRPVLSSRTETDLPHKKAFSAYLRHGDDDALRGLIAEEKAMSTAVSGDGGYLVDPQTAERVASVLLGAGSLRSVANVVNVEATAYDVLVDHSDLGAGWADETTTSTETGTPQFERVSIPLHELSALPKASQRLLDDSAFDVEGWLAGRIADKFARAEGAAFITGDGVDKPRGFLTHTMTENDSWIWGRIGYVATGAIGDFDASNPADAIVDLVYALGARYRANANFVMNSKTAGAVRKMKDADGRFLWSDGLAAGEPARLMGYPVLIAEDMPDIMPNAAAIAFGDFTAGYTVAERPDLRILRDPFSAKPNVLFYATKRVGGDVSDFAAIKVLRFGTA